A window of Streptomyces sp. DG1A-41 contains these coding sequences:
- a CDS encoding GMC oxidoreductase, with protein sequence MSHTSPEYDYVVIGGGTAGSVIASRLTENPDVSVAVIEGGPSDVGRDDVLTLRRWMGLLGGELDYDYPTTEQPRGNSHIRHSRARVLGGCSSHNTLIAFKPLPADWDEWEAAGAKGWGAVPMEAYFARLLNNIVPVDERDRNAIARDFVDAAQTALDVPRVEGFNQKPFTEGVGFFDLAYHPENNKRSSASVAYLHPVMDERPNLTILLETWAYKLELNGNRAEGVHVRTKDGEEILVKARNEVLLCAGAVDSPRLLMHSGIGPKADLEQLGIPVTHDLPGVGENLLDHPESVIVWETNGPIPENSAMDSDAGLFVRRDPELPHPDLMFHFYQVPFTDNPERLGYQRPKFGVSMTPNIPKPKSRGRLYLTSADPEVKPALDFRYFTDEDDYDGRTLVDGIKIAREIAKTEPLAGWLKREVCPGPDITGDEELGEYARKVAHTVYHPAGTCKMGDADDRLAVVDPELRIRGLEGIRVADASVFPTMTTVNPMIGVLMVGEKAAELIGGGSR encoded by the coding sequence ATGTCCCACACCAGTCCTGAGTACGACTATGTCGTGATAGGCGGCGGAACCGCCGGTTCCGTGATCGCCTCCCGCCTGACCGAGAACCCCGACGTCTCCGTCGCCGTCATCGAGGGCGGCCCCAGCGACGTCGGCCGCGACGACGTGCTGACCCTGCGCCGCTGGATGGGCCTGCTGGGCGGCGAGCTCGACTACGACTACCCCACCACCGAGCAGCCACGCGGAAACTCGCACATCCGGCACAGCCGGGCCCGGGTCCTGGGCGGCTGTTCCTCGCACAACACGCTGATCGCGTTCAAGCCGCTGCCCGCCGACTGGGACGAGTGGGAGGCCGCCGGCGCCAAGGGCTGGGGTGCGGTGCCGATGGAGGCGTACTTCGCGCGCCTGCTCAACAACATCGTCCCGGTCGACGAGCGGGACCGGAACGCCATCGCCCGTGACTTCGTGGACGCGGCCCAGACGGCGCTGGACGTGCCGCGCGTGGAGGGCTTCAACCAGAAGCCGTTCACCGAGGGCGTCGGCTTCTTTGACCTCGCCTACCACCCCGAGAACAACAAGCGGTCCTCGGCGTCGGTGGCGTATCTGCACCCGGTGATGGACGAGCGGCCCAACCTGACGATCCTGCTGGAGACCTGGGCGTACAAGCTGGAGCTGAACGGCAACCGCGCCGAGGGCGTCCACGTGCGCACCAAGGACGGCGAGGAGATCCTCGTCAAGGCCCGCAACGAAGTCCTGCTGTGCGCCGGTGCCGTCGACTCGCCCCGCCTGCTGATGCACTCCGGCATCGGCCCGAAGGCGGACCTGGAACAGCTCGGCATCCCCGTCACGCACGACCTGCCGGGCGTCGGCGAGAACCTGCTCGACCACCCCGAGTCGGTCATCGTGTGGGAGACCAACGGCCCCATCCCGGAGAACTCCGCGATGGACTCGGACGCGGGCCTGTTCGTGCGCCGCGACCCCGAACTGCCGCACCCCGACCTGATGTTCCACTTCTACCAGGTCCCGTTCACGGACAACCCGGAGCGACTGGGCTACCAGCGGCCCAAGTTCGGCGTCTCGATGACCCCGAACATCCCCAAGCCGAAGAGCCGCGGCCGGCTGTACCTCACCAGCGCCGACCCCGAGGTCAAGCCCGCCTTGGACTTCCGCTACTTCACCGACGAGGACGACTACGACGGCCGTACCCTCGTCGACGGCATCAAGATCGCCCGCGAGATCGCCAAGACCGAACCGCTGGCCGGCTGGCTCAAGCGCGAGGTCTGCCCCGGCCCGGACATCACCGGCGACGAGGAGCTCGGCGAGTACGCCCGCAAGGTCGCCCACACCGTCTACCACCCCGCCGGCACCTGCAAGATGGGCGACGCCGACGACCGGCTCGCGGTCGTCGACCCGGAACTGCGCATCCGCGGCCTGGAGGGCATCCGCGTCGCCGATGCCTCCGTGTTCCCCACCATGACCACCGTCAACCCGATGATCGGCGTGCTCATGGTCGGGGAGAAGGCCGCCGAACTGATCGGTGGTGGTTCCCGGTGA
- a CDS encoding glycine betaine/L-proline ABC transporter ATP-binding protein, with protein sequence MDTTTPVFSVEGLWKVFGPKADRVPADPELTALEPAELRARTGCTAAVRDVSFDVRKGEVFVVMGLSGSGKSTLVRCLTRLIEPTAGTIAIDGEDVRAMDRSRLRELRRHRAAMVFQHFGLLPHRTVLDNVAYGLEIQGMGKAERRERAAEVVAKVGLEGMEHRRPGQLSGGQRQRVGLARALAVDPEVLLFDEPFSALDPMIRRDMQEEVVRLHQEEGRTMVFITHDLNEALKLGDRIALMRDGHVVQLGTPEEIVGSPADDYVREFVRDVPREQVMTVRTAMRRPSADQDGSGPAVRPEATVSEAIEAVARAGAPARVMDKGRCVGVIDSDTLLGVVAGTEHPAPPGTEQPKEAV encoded by the coding sequence ATGGACACCACCACCCCCGTCTTCTCGGTGGAGGGCCTGTGGAAGGTGTTCGGCCCCAAGGCCGACCGCGTTCCCGCCGACCCCGAGCTCACCGCCCTCGAACCCGCCGAGCTGCGCGCCCGCACCGGCTGCACGGCCGCCGTCCGGGACGTCAGCTTCGACGTGCGCAAGGGCGAGGTCTTCGTCGTCATGGGCCTGTCCGGCTCCGGCAAGTCCACACTGGTGCGCTGTCTGACCCGGCTGATCGAGCCGACCGCCGGCACCATCGCCATCGACGGCGAGGACGTCCGCGCCATGGACCGCTCCCGGCTGCGCGAACTGCGCCGCCACCGCGCCGCCATGGTCTTCCAGCACTTCGGCCTGCTGCCGCACCGCACGGTCCTCGACAACGTCGCCTACGGCCTGGAGATCCAGGGCATGGGCAAGGCCGAGCGGCGCGAGCGGGCCGCCGAGGTCGTCGCCAAGGTCGGCCTGGAGGGCATGGAACACCGCCGCCCCGGCCAGCTCTCCGGCGGGCAGCGGCAGCGCGTCGGGCTCGCCCGGGCGCTCGCCGTCGACCCCGAAGTCCTGCTGTTCGACGAGCCGTTCAGCGCGCTCGACCCGATGATCCGGCGCGACATGCAGGAGGAGGTCGTGCGGCTGCACCAGGAGGAGGGCCGCACGATGGTCTTCATCACCCACGACCTCAACGAGGCCCTCAAGCTGGGCGACCGCATCGCCCTGATGCGCGACGGTCACGTCGTGCAGCTCGGCACGCCCGAGGAGATCGTGGGCTCGCCCGCCGACGACTACGTCCGCGAGTTCGTCCGGGACGTCCCGCGCGAGCAGGTCATGACCGTCCGCACGGCCATGCGCCGCCCCTCGGCGGACCAGGACGGCAGCGGACCGGCGGTCCGGCCCGAGGCGACGGTCTCCGAGGCGATCGAGGCGGTCGCCCGCGCCGGCGCACCGGCCCGTGTCATGGACAAGGGCCGCTGCGTGGGCGTGATCGACTCCGACACCCTGCTCGGCGTCGTCGCCGGCACCGAGCATCCCGCGCCGCCGGGTACCGAACAGCCCAAGGAGGCGGTGTGA
- a CDS encoding ABC transporter permease subunit → MATITASPPRIGLPGLLKNPAVRKLLLLALVAAILVPLANARWASGTWPSALTVDVSEPLSKASDWIIDNRDSHPLFLYFFGHVSNVVVIAVRAVYLTLLAIGWAGVTALGALVAWRVAGVRLALGTAVAFLACGLLGMWVPTMQTLALMVVAVVASVVVGMLLGLAAGLSDRMDRVLRPVLDTMQVLPAFAYLLPVVLVFGIGVPAAVLATVIYAAPPMARLTSLGLRGADKEVLEAVESLGATARQRLLTARLPLARKELLLGVNQTIMMALSMAVIAAVIGAGGLGDRVYQALASVDVGAALAAGIPIVLLAVVLDRVTGAAGEKLGAEPEPRSGLGWLLALVGVVVVAVAGRFAGRLDWPEAWIVGIAEPVNRAVDWMTAHLYSGVPVIGGTADWAGHFTTWVLDPVRGGLQWLPWWSVLLIVAALAWVIGTWRTALTAVLAMAAIGVLGVWKPSLDTLSQVLAAVAVTLVVGFATGIAAARSDRLERLLRPVLDVFQTMPQFVYLIPVVALFGVGRAPAVAAAIVYALPAVVRITTQGLRQVDPAALEASGSLGATSWQQLKQVQLPLARPALLLAVNQGLVLVLAVVVIGGLVGGGALGYDVVFGLAQGDLATGLVAGAAIVCLGLMLDRVTQPTERRAKKGA, encoded by the coding sequence ATGGCGACCATCACCGCCTCCCCGCCGCGTATCGGCCTGCCCGGCCTCCTCAAGAACCCGGCTGTCCGCAAGCTGCTGCTGCTCGCCCTGGTCGCCGCGATCCTCGTCCCGCTGGCCAACGCCCGCTGGGCGAGCGGCACCTGGCCGAGCGCACTGACCGTCGACGTCTCCGAGCCGCTCTCCAAGGCCAGCGACTGGATCATCGACAACCGCGACAGCCACCCGCTGTTCCTGTACTTCTTCGGCCACGTCAGCAACGTCGTCGTGATCGCCGTACGGGCCGTCTACCTCACCCTCCTCGCCATCGGCTGGGCGGGCGTCACGGCCCTGGGCGCGCTGGTCGCCTGGCGCGTCGCGGGCGTCCGGCTCGCACTCGGCACGGCCGTCGCCTTCCTCGCCTGCGGCCTGCTCGGCATGTGGGTGCCGACCATGCAGACGCTCGCCCTGATGGTCGTCGCGGTCGTCGCGTCGGTCGTCGTCGGCATGCTGCTCGGGCTCGCCGCCGGCCTTTCCGACCGGATGGACCGCGTCCTGCGCCCGGTCCTGGACACCATGCAGGTGCTGCCCGCCTTCGCCTACCTGCTGCCGGTCGTGCTGGTCTTCGGCATCGGCGTCCCGGCGGCCGTCCTGGCCACCGTCATCTACGCCGCCCCGCCCATGGCCCGCCTGACCTCGCTCGGTCTGCGCGGTGCCGACAAGGAGGTACTGGAGGCCGTCGAGTCGCTCGGCGCCACCGCACGGCAGCGGCTGCTGACCGCCCGGCTCCCGCTGGCCCGCAAGGAACTCCTGCTCGGCGTCAACCAGACGATCATGATGGCGTTGTCCATGGCCGTCATCGCGGCCGTCATCGGCGCGGGCGGTCTCGGTGACCGCGTCTACCAGGCACTGGCCTCGGTCGACGTGGGCGCCGCGCTCGCCGCCGGTATCCCGATCGTGCTGCTGGCCGTCGTCCTGGACCGCGTCACGGGCGCGGCGGGGGAGAAGCTCGGCGCCGAACCGGAGCCCCGCAGCGGGCTCGGCTGGCTCCTCGCCCTCGTCGGTGTCGTCGTCGTGGCGGTCGCCGGCCGTTTCGCCGGCCGGCTCGACTGGCCCGAAGCCTGGATCGTCGGCATCGCCGAGCCCGTCAACCGCGCCGTCGACTGGATGACCGCGCACCTGTACTCCGGTGTCCCCGTCATCGGCGGCACCGCCGACTGGGCCGGCCACTTCACCACCTGGGTCCTCGACCCCGTGCGCGGCGGCCTCCAGTGGCTGCCCTGGTGGTCGGTCCTGCTGATCGTCGCCGCCCTGGCCTGGGTGATCGGCACCTGGCGCACCGCGCTCACCGCCGTCCTCGCCATGGCCGCGATCGGCGTGCTCGGTGTCTGGAAGCCGTCCCTGGACACCCTCTCCCAGGTCCTGGCGGCCGTAGCCGTCACCCTCGTCGTCGGCTTCGCCACCGGCATCGCGGCGGCCCGCAGCGACCGGCTGGAGCGGCTGCTGCGCCCGGTCCTGGACGTCTTCCAGACGATGCCGCAGTTCGTGTACCTGATCCCGGTCGTCGCCCTGTTCGGCGTCGGCCGCGCCCCGGCCGTCGCGGCCGCGATCGTGTACGCGCTCCCGGCCGTCGTCCGCATCACCACCCAGGGCCTGCGCCAGGTCGACCCGGCCGCGCTGGAGGCCTCCGGCTCGCTCGGCGCGACCAGCTGGCAGCAGCTGAAGCAGGTGCAGCTGCCGCTGGCCCGCCCGGCCCTGCTGCTCGCCGTCAACCAGGGCCTCGTCCTGGTCCTCGCCGTCGTCGTCATCGGCGGCCTGGTCGGCGGTGGCGCCCTCGGCTACGACGTCGTCTTCGGCCTCGCCCAGGGGGACCTCGCCACCGGTCTGGTGGCCGGCGCGGCGATCGTCTGCCTCGGCCTGATGCTCGACCGGGTGACCCAGCCCACCGAACGCCGCGCGAAGAAGGGAGCGTGA
- a CDS encoding ABC transporter substrate-binding protein yields the protein MRVRKTALVAALSSLALLTGCGAADMTKQASPFAGAQGAKTVTLSVQSWVGAQANVAVAQYILEHELGYRVDTVQVDEVPAWDALSQGRVDAILEDWGHPEQEQRYVKDKKTIAPGGDLGVTGHIGWFVPTYLAKQHPDITNWKNLNKYSHLFRTPESGDKGQLMDGSPSYVTNDKALVKNLKLDYQVVFAGSEAAQITQMRQFAKEKKPFLTYWYSPQWLFKKVPMTEVKLPPYKEGCDADPEKVACAYPHTPLQKYLNSGFAKNGGKAAAFLKEFKWTTEDQNEVSLMIADKKMTPEDAAKKWVDSHRSTWKKWLS from the coding sequence ATGCGAGTCCGTAAGACGGCCCTGGTCGCCGCTCTGAGCTCCCTGGCGCTGCTCACCGGCTGCGGTGCCGCCGACATGACCAAGCAGGCCTCGCCCTTCGCGGGCGCGCAGGGCGCCAAGACCGTGACCCTGTCCGTACAGTCCTGGGTGGGCGCCCAGGCCAACGTGGCCGTCGCCCAGTACATCCTGGAGCACGAGCTCGGCTACCGCGTCGACACCGTCCAGGTCGACGAGGTGCCCGCCTGGGACGCCCTCAGCCAGGGCCGCGTCGACGCGATCCTGGAGGACTGGGGCCACCCCGAGCAGGAGCAGCGGTACGTCAAGGACAAGAAGACGATCGCCCCCGGCGGCGATCTCGGCGTCACCGGCCACATCGGCTGGTTCGTCCCGACGTACCTCGCCAAGCAGCACCCGGACATCACGAACTGGAAGAACCTCAACAAGTACTCCCACCTGTTCCGCACCCCGGAGAGCGGCGACAAGGGCCAGCTGATGGACGGTTCGCCGTCCTACGTCACCAACGACAAGGCGCTGGTGAAGAACCTGAAGCTGGACTACCAGGTGGTGTTCGCCGGGTCCGAGGCGGCGCAGATCACCCAGATGAGGCAGTTCGCCAAGGAGAAGAAGCCCTTCCTCACCTACTGGTACTCGCCGCAGTGGCTCTTCAAGAAGGTCCCCATGACCGAGGTGAAGCTGCCGCCGTACAAGGAGGGCTGCGACGCCGACCCGGAGAAGGTCGCCTGCGCCTATCCGCACACGCCGCTCCAGAAGTACCTGAACTCGGGCTTCGCTAAGAACGGCGGCAAGGCGGCGGCCTTCCTGAAGGAGTTCAAGTGGACGACCGAGGACCAGAACGAGGTCTCCCTGATGATCGCCGACAAGAAGATGACGCCGGAGGACGCGGCGAAGAAGTGGGTGGACAGCCACCGGTCCACGTGGAAGAAGTGGCTGTCCTGA
- a CDS encoding isocitrate lyase/phosphoenolpyruvate mutase family protein — MSKTDVFRALHHHRAPGDPLVLPGPWDAASARVFAEAGFPALATPSAGVAASLGYEDGQVPADEMFAAVARIVRAVDVPVSADVEGGYGLAPKVLVERLLETGAVGCNLEDSESGVLKDPHAHADWLAEVRDAAGDRLFVNARVDTFARGVADPERAVERAALYVAAGADCVYPIGAPPDVLPLLRAGIHGPINVGAPTEGGPSPAELGARGATRITFGPGLQRRAARALREIAARLT, encoded by the coding sequence ATGAGCAAAACCGATGTGTTCCGCGCCCTGCACCATCACCGGGCGCCCGGCGACCCCCTCGTGCTGCCCGGGCCCTGGGACGCGGCCAGCGCGCGGGTGTTCGCCGAGGCCGGGTTCCCGGCGCTCGCCACGCCCAGTGCCGGGGTCGCCGCCTCCCTCGGCTACGAGGACGGGCAGGTCCCGGCCGACGAGATGTTCGCGGCGGTCGCCCGGATCGTCCGGGCCGTGGACGTGCCGGTGTCGGCGGATGTGGAGGGCGGATACGGGCTCGCGCCCAAGGTGCTGGTGGAGCGGTTGCTGGAGACGGGGGCCGTGGGCTGCAACCTGGAGGACTCCGAGAGCGGGGTGCTCAAGGACCCGCACGCGCACGCCGACTGGCTGGCCGAGGTGCGGGACGCGGCCGGTGACCGGCTCTTCGTCAACGCACGCGTGGACACCTTCGCCCGCGGGGTCGCCGATCCCGAACGGGCCGTCGAGCGGGCCGCGTTGTACGTCGCTGCGGGCGCCGACTGTGTCTACCCGATCGGCGCCCCGCCGGACGTGCTGCCGCTGCTGCGGGCCGGGATTCACGGGCCGATCAACGTGGGTGCCCCGACCGAGGGTGGCCCCTCGCCCGCCGAACTCGGCGCGCGAGGGGCCACCCGGATCACCTTCGGGCCGGGACTCCAGCGGCGGGCCGCCCGGGCCCTGCGGGAGATCGCGGCTCGGTTGACGTAG